In Xyrauchen texanus isolate HMW12.3.18 chromosome 23, RBS_HiC_50CHRs, whole genome shotgun sequence, a genomic segment contains:
- the LOC127617249 gene encoding protein Wnt-8a-like, whose protein sequence is MNPCQLFASLVMSMCCHILWTTAWSVNNLLMTGPKGYLTYTSSVQAGAQSGIEECKYQFKWDRWNCPESALQLSTHNGLRSATRETAFVRAISAAGVMYTLTKNCSMGDFDNCGCDDSKIGKMGGRAWVWGGCSDNVDFGERIAKQFVDALENGHDSRAAVNLHNNEAGRLAVKATLKRTCKCHGVSGSCSIQTCWMQLADFRDIGTYLKIKHDQAKKFEMDKIRMRAGNSADNRGAIADTFSTVARTELIYMENSPDYCMKNLSLGQHGTQGRECLQSGNDLSQWEKRSCRRLCNECGLKVEERRIETVSSCNCKFHWCCTVKCDTCTQTVTRYFCAKRNKNRRPQNDSRRRHHTRNR, encoded by the exons ATGAACCCGTGCCAGCTTTTTGCATCGTTGGTGATGTCTATGTGCTGTCACATACTTTGGACAACAGCATG GTCGGTGAATAACTTGCTGATGACAGGACCAAAG GGGTACCTTACATACACAAGCAGTGTGCAAGCAGGCGCACAGAGCGGTATTGAAGAGTGCAAATATCAGTTTAAATGGGACAGGTGGAACTGCCCGGAAAGCGCACTGCAGTTATCCACACATAACGGTCTGCGAAGTG CCACAAGAGAGACCGCTTTTGTGCGTGCCATAAGTGCTGCTGGAGTTATGTACACTTTGACCAAGAACTGCAGTATGGGGGACTTCGATAACTGTGGCTGTGACGACTCCAAGATAGGCAAAATGG GTGGCCGTGCTTGGGTTTGGGGAGGCTGCAGTGACAATGTTGACTTTGGAGAAAGAATCGCCAAGCAGTTTGTGGACGCGCTGGAAAATGGTCACGACTCTCGCGCTGCTGTCAACCTGCACAACAACGAGGCTGGTCGACTG GCTGTCAAGGCAACACTCAAAAGGACCTGCAAGTGCCACGGTGTGTCTGGAAGCTGCAGTATTCAGACATGTTGGATGCAGCTGGCTGATTTCAGGGATATTGGCACCTATCTGAAAATCAAGCATGACCAAGCAAAGAAGTTCGAGATGGATAAAATACGCATGAGGGCAGGCAACAGTGCCGACAATCGTGGCGCAATCGCGGACACGTTCAGCACAGTTGCGCGCACAGAACTCATTTATATGGAAAATTCTCCAGACTACTGCATGAAAAACCTCAGCCTGGGACAGCATGGAACACAAGGCAGGGAATGTCTACAAAGCGGAAATGATCTTTCTCAGTGGGAGAAGAGAAGCTGCAGGAGGCTTTGCAACGAATGTGGCCTGAAAGTAGAAGAGAGGAGGATAGAGACAGTGAGCAGCTGCAACTGCAAATTCCACTGGTGTTGCACTGTCAAATGCGACACATGCACTCAGACTGTGACTAGGTATTTTTGCGCAAAAAGGAATAAAAACCGTCGGCCACAAAACGATTCACGCAGAAGACACCATACGCGTAATAGATGA
- the LOC127617247 gene encoding protein Wnt-8a-like, whose product MNNLLMTGPKAYLTYASSVQVGAQSGIKECKHQFAWDRWNCPESALQLSTHKGFRSATRETSFVHAINAAGVMYTLTRNCSLGHLHDCGCDSSRNGKIGGRGWLWGGCSDNVEFGERISKQYVDALETGQDSRAAVNLHNNEAGRLAVKATMKRICRCHGMSESCTIQTCWMQLSDFREIGHFLKVKHDQGQKLEFDKRRMRAGNSADNRVAMAAAFSTIAKTELIYLEDSPDYCAKNLSLGFPGTEGRECLQLGEGLTQWERRSCRRLCYECGLRVEERRTEVVSSCNCKFHWCCTVKCENCSQITVKHVCARRQGSHGHQRRRPRGPK is encoded by the exons ATGAACAACTTGCTGATGACTGGACCCAAG GCGTATCTGACATATGCAAGTAGTGTACAGGTCGGAGCGCAGAGCGGGATAAAGGAGTGCAAACATCAGTTCGCATGGGACAGGTGGAACTGCCCGGAAAGCGCGCTGCAACTTTCTACTCATAAAGGATTTAGAAGTG CAACGAGAGAGACGTCATTTGTCCACGCCATAAACGCAGCCGGGGTAATGTATACCTTAACCAGAAACTGTAGTCTGGGGCATCTGCACGACTGTGGATGTGACAGTTCAAGGAACGGCAAAATTG GGGGTCGTGGTTGGCTTTGGGGAGGATGTAGCGACAACGTGGAGTTTGGAGAGAGAATTTCAAAACAATACGTGGATGCTCTCGAGACTGGCCAAGACTCTCGAGCTGCAGTTAATCTTCACAATAATGAAGCTGGACGTTTG GCTGTAAAGGCGACGATGAAGAGGATCTGTAGGTGCCATGGCATGTCAGAAAGTTGCACGATACAAACGTGCTGGATGCAGCTATCTGATTTCCGTGAGATTGGCCATTTTTTGAAAGTAAAGCACGACCAGGGTCAGAAACTCGAATTTGACAAGAGACGAATGCGCGCGGGAAACAGCGCGGACAACCGCGTGGCCATGGCAGCCGCTTTCAGCACCATCGCCAAGACAGAGCTCATATACCTGGAGGATTCGCCGGATTATTGCGCTAAGAACTTGAGCCTCGGGTTTCCGGGCACAGAGGGTCGGGAGTGCTTGCAACTCGGAGAAGGTCTCACTCAGTGGGAACGGCGCAGCTGCCGCAGACTGTGCTATGAGTGTGGTTTGCGCGTGGAGGAGAGGCGCACGGAGGTAGTGAGCAGTTGCAATTGCAAGTTCCACTGGTGTTGCACGGTTAAGTGCGAGAACTGCTCTCAGATCACTGTGAAACATGTATGTGCCCGGAGACAAGGCAGCCACGGTCACCAAAGACGCAGACCTCGAGGACCAAAATAA
- the lcp2b gene encoding lymphocyte cytosolic protein 2 isoform X1, whose amino-acid sequence MSIASLPTKSEVMGWNCANLADYLKNMRLMGCDRVVKKNNMSGAKFLNMTDKELKKFPTAHIPYITKVCKDINQNNKQRKNPFNRSEHLMPPNQEPNVGGWDSDEFDQAQSDDDYEQPDNNDHAGNYICAASRDLEEEENTDDDYEPPPTEIMSDIPSNFRVAKPLGDGDYLDSAPRGSCARITTLTQDNRSASLPRVPMNKSKPPSRPDPSPQRHFVPQSKSKAGPAMPMIDRSKKPGLSTPFKIDSGKPARSNPVNILPMASKSATLPNLIFNSQQREEFPPPPLPSNVMMEQGMDPQWYVGQMKRGESEFSLRQVNKDGTFLVRDSSKGGIDQPYTLMVLHQQKVYNIQIRCLGNNCGYSLGTGLNGIENFSSVMDMVTHHMKTPLILIDAMERGAGPQRQCCLMHPAGF is encoded by the exons ATGAGTATTGCAAGTCTGCCGACCAAATCAGAGGTGATGGGCTGGAACTGTGCAAACCTAGCTGACTATCTAAAAAAT ATGAGACTGATGGGGTGTGACAGAGTGGTGAAGAAAAATAATATGAGTGGCGCAAAATTCTTG AATATGACTGATAAGGAACTTAAGAAGTTCCCCACAGCACATATACC aTATATCACAAAGGTATGCAAAGACATtaaccaaaataacaaacaaaggaAGAATCCATTTAATCG ATCAGAACATCTGATGCCTCCAAACCAAG AGCCTAATGTTGGAGGTTGGGATTCGGATGAATTT gaCCAAGCACAAAGTGACGATGACTATGAGCAACCAGATAACAACGACCATGCTGGCAATTACATATGTGCAGCCTCACGCGATTTAGAGGAAGAGGAGAACACTGATGACGATTATGAACCACCCCCTACTGAAATAATGTCTGACATACCGAGTAACTTCCGCGTTGCTAAGCCTCTGGGAGATGGTGATTATTTGG ATAGCGCCCCTCGTGGTTCATGTGCCAGGATTACAACGCTCACCCAAGACAACAGGTCTGCATCCCTTCCCAGAGTCCCTATGAAT AAATCTAAGCCTCCATCACGACCAGATCCCTCTCCACAGAGGCATTTCGTGCCCCAAAGTAAAT CCAAAGCTGGTCCAGCTATGCCAATGATAGATCGCAGTAAGAAACCAGGCTTATCTACTCCCTTCAAAATTGATTCTGGCAAACCAG CAAGAAGCAATCCTGTAAACATCTTACCAATGGCCTCGAAATCAGCGACTTTACCCAACCTGAT ATTTAACTCCCAACAGAGGGAGGAGTTTCCGCCCCCTCCTTTGCCATCAAATGTGATGATGGAGCAG GGCATGGATCCACAGTGGTACGTGGGGCAAATGAAACGAGGCGAGTCAGAATTCTCCCTCAGACAAGTGAATAAA GATGGCACTTTCTTGGTGAGAGACAGCTCAAAAGGAGGCATAGACCAGCCATACACACTTATGGTGTTGCACCAACAAAAAGTGTACAACATCCAGATCCGTTGCCTTGGAAACAACTGTGGTTATTCCCTGGGCACAGGCCTAAATGGCATTGAG AATTTTTCCAGTGTTATGGACATGGTCACACACCACATGAAGACACCACTGATTCTGATAGATGCAATGGAGCGTGGAGCTGGACCTCAGCGACAGTGCTGTCTCATGCACCCTGCAGGCTTCTGA
- the lcp2b gene encoding lymphocyte cytosolic protein 2 isoform X2, translated as MSIASLPTKSEVMGWNCANLADYLKNMRLMGCDRVVKKNNMSGAKFLNMTDKELKKFPTAHIPYITKVCKDINQNNKQRKNPFNRSEHLMPPNQEPNVGGWDSDEFDQAQSDDDYEQPDNNDHAGNYICAASRDLEEEENTDDDYEPPPTEIMSDIPSNFRVAKPLGDGDYLDSAPRGSCARITTLTQDNRSASLPRVPMNKSKPPSRPDPSPQRHFVPQSKSKAGPAMPMIDRSKKPGLSTPFKIDSGKPARSNPVNILPMASKSATLPNLIFNSQQREEFPPPPLPSNVMMEQGMDPQWYVGQMKRGESEFSLRQVNKDGTFLVRDSSKGGIDQPYTLMVLHQQKVYNIQIRCLGNNCGYSLGTGLNGIECSLLPAEAHCLYIWSCANCPLLTHKDS; from the exons ATGAGTATTGCAAGTCTGCCGACCAAATCAGAGGTGATGGGCTGGAACTGTGCAAACCTAGCTGACTATCTAAAAAAT ATGAGACTGATGGGGTGTGACAGAGTGGTGAAGAAAAATAATATGAGTGGCGCAAAATTCTTG AATATGACTGATAAGGAACTTAAGAAGTTCCCCACAGCACATATACC aTATATCACAAAGGTATGCAAAGACATtaaccaaaataacaaacaaaggaAGAATCCATTTAATCG ATCAGAACATCTGATGCCTCCAAACCAAG AGCCTAATGTTGGAGGTTGGGATTCGGATGAATTT gaCCAAGCACAAAGTGACGATGACTATGAGCAACCAGATAACAACGACCATGCTGGCAATTACATATGTGCAGCCTCACGCGATTTAGAGGAAGAGGAGAACACTGATGACGATTATGAACCACCCCCTACTGAAATAATGTCTGACATACCGAGTAACTTCCGCGTTGCTAAGCCTCTGGGAGATGGTGATTATTTGG ATAGCGCCCCTCGTGGTTCATGTGCCAGGATTACAACGCTCACCCAAGACAACAGGTCTGCATCCCTTCCCAGAGTCCCTATGAAT AAATCTAAGCCTCCATCACGACCAGATCCCTCTCCACAGAGGCATTTCGTGCCCCAAAGTAAAT CCAAAGCTGGTCCAGCTATGCCAATGATAGATCGCAGTAAGAAACCAGGCTTATCTACTCCCTTCAAAATTGATTCTGGCAAACCAG CAAGAAGCAATCCTGTAAACATCTTACCAATGGCCTCGAAATCAGCGACTTTACCCAACCTGAT ATTTAACTCCCAACAGAGGGAGGAGTTTCCGCCCCCTCCTTTGCCATCAAATGTGATGATGGAGCAG GGCATGGATCCACAGTGGTACGTGGGGCAAATGAAACGAGGCGAGTCAGAATTCTCCCTCAGACAAGTGAATAAA GATGGCACTTTCTTGGTGAGAGACAGCTCAAAAGGAGGCATAGACCAGCCATACACACTTATGGTGTTGCACCAACAAAAAGTGTACAACATCCAGATCCGTTGCCTTGGAAACAACTGTGGTTATTCCCTGGGCACAGGCCTAAATGGCATTGAG TGTAGTTTGTTGCCTGCAGAAGCTCATTGCCTGTACATCTGGAGTTGTGCTAACTGTCCCCTGCTGACTCATAAAGACTcgtaa